The following is a genomic window from Corallococcus soli.
GACGACGGACGCTCCGCGCCCGAGCCGCCCTCGCCGTTCCCACCGCCGGTGCGACGACGGCGGCGACGGCGGCGCTTGCGCCGGGGGCCTTCCGCGTCCGCCGCGCCACTGGCGCTCGCGCGCTGCGGGGGCACCTCTCCGGCCTGCCACGCCTCCAGCGCCTCGCGCCCCTCGCCCGTGGCCTCCACCGTCATCGCGAAGACGGCCAGGGCCTCGTTGAAGAGCGGGTGGCGGCGGAAGGCGCCCGCCTTCTTGCGGCGCTCCCCGGACAGCGTGCGCTGCATCAGCAGCAGCATGCGGCAGCGCTCGGCGATGCGGCGCGGCAGCCTCGCGGCCTCCACGAAGCCCGCGAGCAGGTCCTCGATGACGTGCGCGACGGACGCGCGGCCCTCGTCCTGGCCCTCCTCCGCCGGCTGCGTGCGGCCAATGGGCGCCAGCAGCGTCGCCAGGAGGATGGCGTCGTCCAGCACCTCGCCCGCCGACACGCGCTTATCCAGCGCCTGGGCGAAGGCGTAGAAGGTCTTCTCCCCTTCCTTGCCGTGCTCGCGCAGGTACGCGTCCACCGGCGGCAGCAGCAGCTTCAGCGCGTCCAGCGCCGCCAGCAGCTTCAGCGCCGGGGCGGACACGCCGCCGCGGATGAGCCGGAAGGTCTCCTCCAGCAGGCGCGCGGGCGCGCAGCGCGGCAGGTCCTCCACCGCGCCCTCCATCGCCGCGTAGGTGCGCGACTCGATGTCCAGGTCCAGCTTCGCCGCGAAGCGCACCGCGCGCAGGATGCGCACCGGGTCCTCGCGCATGCGCACTTCCGGGTCGCCGATGGTGCGGATGAACCGCTCGTCCAGGTCGCGCCGGCCGCGCACGTAGTCGATGACCCGACCTTCGGCCGCGTCGTAGAACAACCCGTTGATGGTGAAGTCGCGGCGGCGCGCGTCCTGCTGCGCCGTGCCGAAGACGTTGTCGTGGGTGATGAGCAGGTCCTCACCCGACGCCTCGTCCGTCGCCGCGCCCGGGGCGGGCTCCAGTTCCGTCGGGTTCGCGCGGAAGGTGGACACCTCCACGATCTTCCCGCCCTTGAAGTAC
Proteins encoded in this region:
- the pcnB gene encoding polynucleotide adenylyltransferase PcnB produces the protein MSSPLDLTGQEERTAATEPADSSVRPSEPEARAPEAPFDNGTEPSFSADADDEGFDDDEDPEEASPVDPEVSDEIRRATEALKAAEAEDAQAAAEAGDEAEEPEAVILEPEPEPAANEPELQAPTTTRTGEPAEIDPDEMDPDALKVVLRLHQHGHQAYLVGGCVRDLLLGKKPKDFDVATSAHPGEVRAIFRNCRLIGRRFRLAHVYFKGGKIVEVSTFRANPTELEPAPGAATDEASGEDLLITHDNVFGTAQQDARRRDFTINGLFYDAAEGRVIDYVRGRRDLDERFIRTIGDPEVRMREDPVRILRAVRFAAKLDLDIESRTYAAMEGAVEDLPRCAPARLLEETFRLIRGGVSAPALKLLAALDALKLLLPPVDAYLREHGKEGEKTFYAFAQALDKRVSAGEVLDDAILLATLLAPIGRTQPAEEGQDEGRASVAHVIEDLLAGFVEAARLPRRIAERCRMLLLMQRTLSGERRKKAGAFRRHPLFNEALAVFAMTVEATGEGREALEAWQAGEVPPQRASASGAADAEGPRRKRRRRRRRRTGGGNGEGGSGAERPSSSGSDAGEG